The Methylomonas montana DNA window AAGCCGAGAAAAAGCATGCAGGTCGATCTTCTCATTCAAGCGCGTTGGATAATACCGGTAGAGCCGGAATCGGTGATTCACGAGAACTACAGTCTGGTGATCGATGACGGCAGAATAGTCGATTTGTTGGCTAACGATCTGGCATTACAGAAATATCAGCCGCGCAACATCGAACGGCTAGACCAGCACGCATTGATTCCCGGCCTAATCAACTGTCACACCCACTCGGCGATGTCCTTGTTACGCGGTATCGCCGACGATCTGCATCTAATGGATTGGTTGCAAAACCACATTTGGCCTGCCGAGCAAAAATGGGTCAGCGAAGCCTTCGTTCGGGACGGTACCGATCTGGCGATCGCCGAAATGCTGCGTTGCGGGACGACTTGCTTTAACGATATGTATTTCTTTCCGGAAATCGTCGCGCAACAGGCAGTACAGCACGGCATTCGCGCCAATGTCGGGCTGATTGTTTTCGATTTTCCAACGGTCTGGGCGGAAAACGCCGATGCTTATCTGACCAAGGGCTTGGCCTTGCACGAGCAACTTCGTCATGAAGCATTGATCAGCACTTCGTTTGCACCGCATGCACCCTATACCGTATCGGACGCGCCGCTACGCAATGTCATCACTTATGCCGACGAGATGAATCTGACCGTGCATATGCATTTGCATGAAACCGCGCATGAGGTTGAAGAGCAAAAAAATAAAAACGGTCAAACGCCGTTGCAACGTCTACACGAACTGGGTTTGCTGACGCCATCGTTTATCGCGGTACACATGACGCAATTATCCGCCGAAGATATCCAGCTTTATGCGGAAACCGGCGGCCACATCGTCCATTGTCCGGAATCGAATTTGAAACTGGCCAGCGGCTTTTGTCCGGTGGCGCAATGTCTGGCCGCCGGCATCAACGTCGCTTTAGGTACGGACGGTGCCGCCAGTAATAACGATTTGGACATGCTGTCTGAAATGCGCACAGCGGCGTTGCTAGGGAAGGGGGTGGCGGGAGATGCCAGCGCGGTGTCGGCGATGACAGCATTGCAAATGGCGACCATCAATGGCGCCAAGGCCTTAGGGTTGGATGCGGAAATCGGTTCGCTGGCCATCGGTAAAGCCGCCGACGTGGTGGCAATAGATCTGAGCGAGCTGGAAACTCAGCCTTTGTTCAATCCGCTGGCGCAAATCGTCTACGCTGCCGGTCGGCATCAGGTATCCGATGTTTGGGTGAGCGGAAAACAGCTGTTGAAAAAGCGCGAGTTGACTTCTTTGGATTTGCCGGCGCTTAGACAAAAAATCAAGCTTTGGCAGGCGCGTTTGCAAGAGCATCCTTCAAGCTGATTGGCCTTTTGCCGTCTAGTTAAAAAGCCTTATACCGTTCATGCCCGACAGTGATTACGAAAACCGTGCGAAAGTTGGAGCATGACGAATAACCTAGTAATACAGTAAACTATAGCCCCATGAACAGGTTGGCATTATGACAGCGACAGAAAACGTACATCCACACGAAATTCATAAATTTGGTTCGCAGGCCGAGCGCTGGTGGGACCCGAATGGCGAGTTTAAAACCTTACACGACGTCAATCCCTTGCGTTTGCAATTTATTCGACAATATGCCGATTTGCAGGGTAAGCGGGTAGTGGATGTCGGTTGCGGCGGCGGTATTCTTACCGAAGGGTTGGCGAAAGCCGGCGCGGACGCTTTGGGTGTCGATTTGAGCGAAGACTTGCTGGATATTGCCGATTTGCATGGATTGGAAACCGGTGTGAACGCCAGTTACCGGAAAATCAGCGCCGAACAGCTTGCCGAGGAACAGCCAGCTGGTTTCGATCATGTCACTTGCATGGAAATGTTGGAACACGTGCCCGACCCGGCGTCCATCATCGCTGCTTGCGCGACGCTGGTTAAACCAGGCGGCATGGTGTTTTTTTCCACATTGAACCGGGTGCCGAAAGCTTGGCTGCTGGCTATCGTCGCCGCCGAGCACGTACTGAAAATGGTGCCTAAAGGCACACACGACTATAAAACCTTTATCAAGCCTTCCGAATTGGGACAAATGGCCAGAAGCGTCGGGCTGGAGTTACAGGGCATGGTTGGTATCGAATATAAACCGTTCAGTAAGCAATTTAGCCTAGGCAAAGATATCGACGTGAATTATATCGCCGCGTTTCAGCGTTCCGAGTGACGGCGCATGACTGCATTTAAACTGGATTGCGTATTGTTCGACCTCGATGGTACCCTCGTCGATACCGCGCCGGATTTGATCGCCTGTTTAAACAAGACCCTAGCGGCGCACGGTTTTCCCGAAGCGCCTGAGGAAACGGTACGGCCTTTCATTTCCCACGGCGCATTGCCAATGATCAAGCACTGCGTGAGCGTGGGCGACAGCCTGGCGCAATGCATGTTGGAGTTCATGCTGGATACCTATCAGCACAATATTGCCGAGCACAGTCGATTTTTTCAGGGCATTGCCGACAGTTTGGTTGCCATAGAACAGCTGGGTTTGAAGTGGGGCGTGGTCACCAATAAGAAAGCCCGCTTTACCGTGCCGCTGATGGATGCGATGCAACTCAGCGAGCGGGCGGCCTGCATTGTCAGCGGCGATACCACGCCCAATAGCAAGCCGCATCCCGAACCGATGCTGGCCGCATGTCGGCAAGCCGGCGTATCGCCCGAGAACTGCGTGTATATCGGCGATGCCGTGCATGATATTACCGCCGGCAAACGCGCCAATATGAAAACTTTGGCGGCGTTGTATGGCTATTTGAAAAGCGATGATCAACCCCACACCTGGGGGGCCGACGCCTTGATCGAACAACCTCCACAATTGATGGAATGGATACACGCTAATTTATGTCATTAAGCAATAAGGTTTTACTCATCACTGGCGCCGGCGGCGGTCTGGGCGGTACGGCGGCGCTGGCTTTAGCCGGGCAGGGCGCGCAAATTATTCTGCTGGATAAAAGCATCCCAAAACTGGAAAAAGTCTACGATGCGATTGTCGCTGCCGGCGGCCCGGAACCGGTGATGTATCCCTTCGATCTGGCCGGTGCTAGCGAAGCGCAATACGAAGAAATGGCCGATGCAATAGTGCAACGCTACGGTGCTTTGCATGGCGTATTGCATGCGGCGGTGGAATTTAGCGCTTACAGCCCGATCGCCAACTACAAAACCAAGGATTGGGGGTATGCCTTAAACGTCAACCTCAGCGCGCCTTTTTTATTGTGCCGGGTGTTGTTGCCGGTATTGCAGCGCAGCGAGCATGCTTCCATCGTGTTTATCTCCGATTCCTCGGCGCGCAAAGTCCAGGCTTATTCGGGCGCTTACGGCGTGTCGAAAATCGCGCTGGAAGGCTTCGCCGGTATTCTAGCGGCCGAACTGGAAGCCGGGCAAAAAATCCGGGTGAATACGGTGGTGCCGGGGCCGATCGATTCGCCGTTGCGCAAACGAGCCTATCCTGCCGAAGACAAAGCCTTGATTCCGGCCATGAACAGTCTGGATCCGCTTTATATTTATTTATTCGGCGATGCCAGTATCGGTACGACTGGCCAAATTATTGACGCACAAACTTTTAAACCCTAAAAATTGTTATGGCAGACAGAGAAGTTGTTTTTTTAACCCGCGACGTCAATATCGTCACGATTCCGGACGGCCATCACGGCACCCTTAACAAGGGACAGGAAGTGACGATACATCAGGCCTTGGGCAGCAACTATACCGTGGTTACGGATTACGGCCACATGGTCAGGGTTGCCGGCAGCGATGCCGATGCACTAGGTAAGGAAGCTCAGCATTTGCAAACATTGGTATCCGAAACCGACCGGAAGGCCGTCGAGCAAAATTGTTGGGAAGTGATGAAAACGGTTTACGACCCGGAAATCCCGGTCAATATCGTTGATTTGGGCTTGGTTTACCATTGCGGCGTCACGCCGAATGCGGAAGGCGGTAACGATGTGCATATCCAGATGACGCTAACCGCGCCTGGTTGTGGCATGGGCCCGGTCATTCAGAGCGACGTCGAGAAATGCATCCGAGCATTGCCGGGCGTCAGCTCGGTGGATGTCGAAGTGGTGCTGGACCCACCCTGGTCGCGGGAAATGATGTCCGAAGTGGCTCAGGTGCAACTCGGCTTATTTTAGGCGGCGGCAAAGCGGCGGAAAATTGCCGCTTTTCGATGACTAAGTTTGTAATTTTTATATAACAAATTGTTTTTTATGTAAAAAAATAGTATTGGCATGCTCCTGGCTTAACTTCTCTTGAACCTTTGATTCAAGACTCGGGGAATGTCATGAAAGAAAAAGCAGCCGGATTAGCCGTTGTCAGTAATAAAACCTTTGAAGCGTCGACTGCGGTCAATTTGCATCACTACGATATCAGTAGCGCGCTGCAGACCACATTGGAATTTAACGAGCTGATCGGTATTTTCTGCAATAAGATTCAACATACCATTCCGCATAACGGCGTCGAATATTACAACGAGGAATTCGATCTAGCATTCAAGCGCGGTGTCATGGCCCGTCATTCTTGCTCCTATGCCTTAAAAGTGGAAGAGCAGCAGTTGGGCGAATTAAAACTGACCCGCAGCAACCGTTTCAGCAAGGAAGAGCTGAAAATGTTGGAGAGTCTGTTGTGTTGTCTGATTTATCCTTTAAGAAACGCCACCCTGTTTCAGCAGGCGCTGAAAATGGCGTTTACCGATCCCTTAACCAAAGCCAATAACCGCACGGCGTTTAACGATACCTTGTTGCGTGAGATTAAGCGCGCGCATCGTGGCGGACAGCATTTGTCGCTGATTTTTGTCGATGTCGATAACTTCAAGAGTATTAACGACGATTACGGTCATGGTTGTGGCGATTTGGCGCTGGCGTCGCTGGCTGCTTGGCTAAAAGACAGTGTACGCGGCAGCGACGCGGTATTTCGTTATGGTGGGGAAGAATTCGTGATTTTGCTTGGCGATACCGATATCGATGGCGCGACGCTGATCGCCGAGCGGATCCGCGCCGATATAGAGTCGCATACCATAGCTTATGGCATGGATGTACTCAATCTGACCGCAAGTCTGGGAATTGCCACATTAAAAGGCAGCGATAGCGCGGACTCATTGATTAAGCGGGCGGACGCGGCCATGTATGAAGCCAAGAGGCAGGGCAGAAATAGGGTTGAGATTAGCTATTAGCCGTTACGCGGTTGGCGAGCAAGCCAACCGCAGCAGGATGGATTAGTTTTCAAATACGTCCGCGCCTTTCGGGGCTTTAAAATTAAATAAAGCGTCGTCCAATTTAGGGTTTTGCTGGATATTGGAAAAATAAATTCGGGTCAATTGCCCAAAATTATCGCTCAGTTCCATACCACCTAACTGGTTGCCGTTCAGGCCAATCAGGATGTATTTGAAACCGCTTTCTTCGTTTTTCGGCAGCAGTTTGACCCAGTTCATCCCGTCATCCTGGCCTTGCTCCTCCAGGATAAATTTTTCCTCGATATCGACTTCCCCAGTCAACAACAAGGCCGGCGTGGAGCCCAGCGAATCATCCAGCTGCTTGACCGTCACTTGCTCCAGATCGGCGTCATAAAACCAGACTTTGCCAGCATTGGAGACGATTTCCTGTACAAACGGTTTTTGATAATTCCAACGAAATTTGCCCGGCCGGCTCAAGTAAAACTTGCCGAAACTATTCTGGGCGGGGCGGCCGCTCTTATCGAAACTGATTTGTTTGAAATCGGCCGACAACGCGGAGTTGCTGGCTAAAAAGCTTTTCAGTCTAGCGATCGGGGCTTCCTCGGCCCAAGCGGGTTGAATGGCGGCGATCAGGAAAATCAGCGTGCGAAGGATTTTATGCAACATATTAAAAAGGGTTCAGGTTATTAAGCCAGCTTTCGCCGGATTCCGAGTTAGCCGCGCAGTCGGCCAGCTGGCTCGGCGCCGAGCCTTCCACGAACGGCATTAATTTCGCGCCAGCACAGGTTTCATTGCTTAGCAGGCCGCTGGCCGGGTCTATCCAGGTCATTTGCACATTATCCGGCGGCACTAGACTGACCGGTTTTTTGGATACCTGCCGCATCAATTCCGACCAAATTTGCAGTGCGCCGCTGCCGCCGGTGAGGCCAGTGGGTTTGTTGTCATCGCGACCGATCCAAACCACTGACAGAAAATCCCCGCTAAAACCGGCAAACCAGCTGTCCCTCAACT harbors:
- a CDS encoding TRZ/ATZ family hydrolase — protein: MQVDLLIQARWIIPVEPESVIHENYSLVIDDGRIVDLLANDLALQKYQPRNIERLDQHALIPGLINCHTHSAMSLLRGIADDLHLMDWLQNHIWPAEQKWVSEAFVRDGTDLAIAEMLRCGTTCFNDMYFFPEIVAQQAVQHGIRANVGLIVFDFPTVWAENADAYLTKGLALHEQLRHEALISTSFAPHAPYTVSDAPLRNVITYADEMNLTVHMHLHETAHEVEEQKNKNGQTPLQRLHELGLLTPSFIAVHMTQLSAEDIQLYAETGGHIVHCPESNLKLASGFCPVAQCLAAGINVALGTDGAASNNDLDMLSEMRTAALLGKGVAGDASAVSAMTALQMATINGAKALGLDAEIGSLAIGKAADVVAIDLSELETQPLFNPLAQIVYAAGRHQVSDVWVSGKQLLKKRELTSLDLPALRQKIKLWQARLQEHPSS
- the ubiG gene encoding bifunctional 2-polyprenyl-6-hydroxyphenol methylase/3-demethylubiquinol 3-O-methyltransferase UbiG — encoded protein: MTATENVHPHEIHKFGSQAERWWDPNGEFKTLHDVNPLRLQFIRQYADLQGKRVVDVGCGGGILTEGLAKAGADALGVDLSEDLLDIADLHGLETGVNASYRKISAEQLAEEQPAGFDHVTCMEMLEHVPDPASIIAACATLVKPGGMVFFSTLNRVPKAWLLAIVAAEHVLKMVPKGTHDYKTFIKPSELGQMARSVGLELQGMVGIEYKPFSKQFSLGKDIDVNYIAAFQRSE
- a CDS encoding HAD family hydrolase; translated protein: MTAFKLDCVLFDLDGTLVDTAPDLIACLNKTLAAHGFPEAPEETVRPFISHGALPMIKHCVSVGDSLAQCMLEFMLDTYQHNIAEHSRFFQGIADSLVAIEQLGLKWGVVTNKKARFTVPLMDAMQLSERAACIVSGDTTPNSKPHPEPMLAACRQAGVSPENCVYIGDAVHDITAGKRANMKTLAALYGYLKSDDQPHTWGADALIEQPPQLMEWIHANLCH
- a CDS encoding SDR family NAD(P)-dependent oxidoreductase gives rise to the protein MSLSNKVLLITGAGGGLGGTAALALAGQGAQIILLDKSIPKLEKVYDAIVAAGGPEPVMYPFDLAGASEAQYEEMADAIVQRYGALHGVLHAAVEFSAYSPIANYKTKDWGYALNVNLSAPFLLCRVLLPVLQRSEHASIVFISDSSARKVQAYSGAYGVSKIALEGFAGILAAELEAGQKIRVNTVVPGPIDSPLRKRAYPAEDKALIPAMNSLDPLYIYLFGDASIGTTGQIIDAQTFKP
- the sufT gene encoding putative Fe-S cluster assembly protein SufT, translated to MADREVVFLTRDVNIVTIPDGHHGTLNKGQEVTIHQALGSNYTVVTDYGHMVRVAGSDADALGKEAQHLQTLVSETDRKAVEQNCWEVMKTVYDPEIPVNIVDLGLVYHCGVTPNAEGGNDVHIQMTLTAPGCGMGPVIQSDVEKCIRALPGVSSVDVEVVLDPPWSREMMSEVAQVQLGLF
- a CDS encoding GGDEF domain-containing protein encodes the protein MKEKAAGLAVVSNKTFEASTAVNLHHYDISSALQTTLEFNELIGIFCNKIQHTIPHNGVEYYNEEFDLAFKRGVMARHSCSYALKVEEQQLGELKLTRSNRFSKEELKMLESLLCCLIYPLRNATLFQQALKMAFTDPLTKANNRTAFNDTLLREIKRAHRGGQHLSLIFVDVDNFKSINDDYGHGCGDLALASLAAWLKDSVRGSDAVFRYGGEEFVILLGDTDIDGATLIAERIRADIESHTIAYGMDVLNLTASLGIATLKGSDSADSLIKRADAAMYEAKRQGRNRVEISY
- the lolA gene encoding outer membrane lipoprotein chaperone LolA, with the translated sequence MLHKILRTLIFLIAAIQPAWAEEAPIARLKSFLASNSALSADFKQISFDKSGRPAQNSFGKFYLSRPGKFRWNYQKPFVQEIVSNAGKVWFYDADLEQVTVKQLDDSLGSTPALLLTGEVDIEEKFILEEQGQDDGMNWVKLLPKNEESGFKYILIGLNGNQLGGMELSDNFGQLTRIYFSNIQQNPKLDDALFNFKAPKGADVFEN